A region of Gammaproteobacteria bacterium DNA encodes the following proteins:
- the tsaD gene encoding tRNA (adenosine(37)-N6)-threonylcarbamoyltransferase complex transferase subunit TsaD produces the protein MRVLGIESSCDETGVAVYDAEQGLIGEALYSQVALHAEYGGVVPELASRDHVRKLLPLLDEALADAECELESIDAIAYTAGPGLMGALLVGASVARSLAWSRGLPSLGVHHLEGHLLASMLDDNPPEFPFVCLLVSGGHTQLFEVNGVGQYHLLGQSLDDAAGEAFDKTAKMLGLSYPGGPLLAKLAEQGDSEVYRFSRPMTNRPGLDFSFSGLKTQAITTWKKSPQSAQCAANVARAFEEAVVDTLLIKCRRALQQTGNQRLVIAGGVGANRNLRQRLRAVLGKDQVEVFYPRIEFCTDNGAMIAYAGCLRLQAGQCDELKINAKPRWDMQSLPALT, from the coding sequence ATGCGGGTTTTAGGAATTGAAAGCTCTTGTGATGAGACTGGGGTGGCGGTTTACGATGCGGAGCAGGGATTGATCGGTGAGGCACTTTACAGCCAAGTGGCGCTGCACGCCGAGTACGGCGGGGTGGTGCCGGAGCTGGCATCACGGGATCATGTGCGTAAATTGTTGCCTCTGCTGGATGAGGCCTTGGCCGATGCTGAGTGTGAACTGGAAAGTATTGATGCCATCGCCTACACCGCCGGCCCTGGTTTGATGGGTGCGTTGCTGGTGGGGGCTTCGGTGGCGCGCAGTTTGGCTTGGAGCCGAGGTCTGCCCTCGCTGGGCGTGCATCATCTGGAGGGGCATCTGTTGGCATCGATGCTGGATGATAATCCGCCTGAATTTCCTTTTGTCTGTTTGCTGGTCTCGGGAGGCCACACGCAGTTGTTTGAGGTCAACGGTGTGGGTCAGTATCATTTGCTGGGTCAAAGTTTGGATGATGCAGCCGGTGAGGCGTTCGATAAAACCGCTAAAATGCTGGGTCTCTCTTATCCAGGTGGGCCGTTGTTGGCTAAGTTGGCGGAGCAGGGTGATTCTGAGGTGTACCGTTTTTCGCGGCCAATGACCAACCGCCCTGGGTTGGATTTCAGTTTTAGTGGCCTGAAAACGCAAGCCATCACCACCTGGAAAAAAAGTCCACAGAGCGCGCAGTGTGCGGCTAATGTGGCGCGTGCGTTTGAAGAGGCGGTGGTGGATACCTTATTGATTAAGTGTCGCCGTGCCCTACAACAGACGGGGAATCAGCGATTGGTGATCGCCGGAGGGGTTGGTGCAAATCGAAATTTGCGTCAACGATTGCGAGCCGTGTTGGGCAAAGATCAGGTGGAGGTATTTTATCCACGCATTGAATTTTGTACCGATAACGGGGCGATGATCGCGTACGCCGGTTGTTTGCGTCTGCAAGCGGGGCAATGTGATGAGCTGAAAATCAACGCTAAACCCCGTTGGGATATGCAGAGTCTGCCTGCGCTTACTTAG
- the rpsU gene encoding 30S ribosomal protein S21 — MPAVRVRENEPFEAALRRFKRSCEKAGVLTETRRREYYEKPTTERKRKAAAAVKRHQKKIFKENSRHVRLY, encoded by the coding sequence ATGCCAGCTGTACGAGTTAGAGAAAACGAACCCTTTGAAGCCGCTCTGCGTCGTTTTAAACGCTCCTGTGAAAAAGCAGGTGTTTTAACCGAAACCCGTCGTCGCGAATACTACGAAAAACCCACCACTGAACGCAAACGCAAAGCAGCCGCTGCCGTTAAGCGCCATCAGAAAAAAATCTTCAAAGAAAACTCACGTCACGTCCGCCTCTACTAG
- a CDS encoding GatB/YqeY domain-containing protein has translation MSEPLLREKIVSAIKVAMKAGEKFRRDTLRLISAAIKQREVDERIELSNQQVLEVLDKMAKQRRESITQFQAAQRNDLADKEIAELEIIQTYLPSALSETEIEQLIQAEIKSIGASSMKEMGKLMAALKPKLQGRADMKKVSGRIRALLNS, from the coding sequence ATGAGCGAACCCTTATTGAGAGAAAAGATCGTCAGCGCCATCAAGGTGGCGATGAAAGCGGGCGAAAAGTTCCGCCGAGACACCCTACGTCTCATCAGCGCCGCCATCAAACAACGTGAAGTAGACGAACGCATTGAGTTGAGCAACCAACAGGTACTCGAAGTGCTGGATAAAATGGCCAAACAACGCCGCGAATCCATCACTCAGTTTCAGGCTGCTCAACGTAACGACCTTGCAGACAAAGAGATCGCTGAACTGGAGATCATTCAAACCTATCTTCCCAGTGCCTTGAGTGAAACTGAGATCGAGCAGTTAATCCAAGCAGAGATCAAGAGCATCGGTGCCAGCTCCATGAAAGAGATGGGCAAACTGATGGCCGCACTCAAACCCAAACTGCAAGGACGCGCTGACATGAAAAAAGTCAGCGGTCGTATTCGAGCGTTGCTCAACAGCTGA